GTCGGTCAGGTCGTCGTGGCTGAGCCAGGTCACCATCATGCGGCGGTCCTTGGGCTCGGGAAACGACGAGCCGATGCGCAGGCAGACCGTCTCGATGCCGTAGCGGTCGTAGTAGAAACGCGACAGGTTTTCGCCGTAGGCCTTGCTCAGGCCGTAATAGCCGTCGGGCCGCAACGGCACGTCGGCATCCAGGCGCGCGCCCTGTTCGTAGAAGCCGATGACGTGGTTCGAGCTGGCGAACACCACGCGCCGCACGCCGTGGATGCGCGCCGCTTCGTAGACGTGATAGACGCCCTGGATGTTGGCCGGCAGGATTTCCTCGAAAGAACGCTCCACGGAAACGCCGCCCAGGTGCACAATGGCGTCGGTGCCGCGCACCAGTTCGGAGACGGCGGCCGGATCGGCCAGGTTGCACGGCACGACCTCCTCGCCGGCCGCGGCGGGCGCCATGGCCGCGACGTCGGAGACCCGCAACACGTCGGCATGGGCTTTCAGCCGCGGGCGCAGGACCCGGCCCAGGTTGCCGGCCGCGCCGGTCAATAACAGGCGATGACAGCGGGGGGAGGCAGGCATGCGGTCGACGGCTAGGCTCATGGCGCAACGCTCGGTGGATGGCGCGGTGGAGTGGACTTACCTGGTACGTTATCGTACAACCTGTCCAAAGTATAATAAGCACGAAATTTTGCAGTCAAGCGCCACGCAACCGCTCTCGGATAATCCCTGATGAACGCTCCTGTCGATACCCCCGTCTTGCCGCAGCGTCGTCCTCGGAACCTGGCCCAGGGCCTGGTCGAGAGCATCTCCGAACGCATCCGCGGCGGTGAGATCCGCCCCGGCGACAAGCTGCCCACTGAATCCGAGATCATGCGGCAGTTCGGCGTCAGCCGCACCGTGGTGCGCGAAGCCTTGTCGCGGCTGCAGGCCTCGGGCCTGGTCGAAACGCACCACGGCGTCGGCACTTACGCGCTCGAGCCCAGCGGCAGCGGCGATTTTCGCGTCGACCCGGCCGATATCGCCACGGTGCGCGATGTGCTGGTGCTGCTGGAACTGCGCATCTGCCTGGAAAGCGAGGCCGCCGGCCTGGCCGCGATGCGCCGCAGCGAGGCCCAGCTGGCCGAGATGCGGCGGGCGCTGGACGCCTTCAAGGGCGCGCTGGACAGCGGCGGCGACACCATCACGCCCGACTTCCAGTTCCACCTGTTGGTGTCGCAGTCCACCGACAACCGTTATTTCGCCGACCTGATGTCGCACCTGGGCTCGGCCATCATTCCCCGCACCCGCATCAATTCCGCCAAGTTCGCCCACGAAGACCGCGCCGCCTACCTGGCCCGCGTCAACCTGGAGCACGAGGACATCTACAGCGCCATCATGCGCCAGGATGCCGAGGGCGCGCGCGCCGCGATGCGCACCCACCTGAGCAACAGCCGCGAACGCCTGCGCCGCGCGCAATGACGCCGATCCGCGAGCGCGCCCGAGGGTAGCCGGGCGCCTTGCGTGGCGCGTTGGCATCGAAATCGGATGTCATACAACATGACAAGGTTGTCATCCACCTGATACGGGCCTCGTGCCGCGCCGCCGCCGGCGCTGCGGCGCGTCAATCCGCGTTAACCTTGGCCGTTTTCAATCACCGGACGGCAGGCATGGTTTGGCTGGGTAAGCGCGGCGCATCAACGGATTCCATTTGTCTGGGGAGGGCCGCCGCATGCGCCGCCTGACGCTCCGTTTCATCGTGTCCGTGCTGGTTCTGCTGACGCTGAGCCGGCTGGGCCTGTCGCTGTGGATGTGGGACCGGGTCGAGGCGGCCGGCGGCCTGTGGCCGGTGCTGTTCGGCGGCCTGCGCATCGACGTCTGCCTGCTGTCCATGGTGATCGCGCTGCCGGCGGTGTTCTCGCCGTGGCTGGGGCACCGGCCATGGGCCGCGCGCGTCACCGCCTGGTGGTTCCGCGTCTGGTGGATGCTGTACGTGCTGCTGGAAGTCTCCACGCCGCAGTTCATCGCCGAATACGACACGCGCCCGAACCGCCTGTATTTCATCTACCTGCTCAACCCGAAGGAAGTCGGCTCGATGCTGTGGCAGGGCTACAAGGGCGTGTTGCTGGCCGCCCTGGTGGCGCTGCTGGTGGCCGCTTGGCTGGCGGTCAAGCTGTTCCCGGCGCGGGTGCGCGATCCGTTCCTGGCGTGGTGGAAGCGGCCGCTGGCGTCGCTGGCGATCCTGGCGCTGGTGGTGCTGGGCGCGCGCGGCACGCTGGAGCATCGCCCGATCAACCCGGCCAAGGTCGCGTTCAGTTCGGACGCCATGGTCAATTCGCTGGCGCTCAATTCGCTCTACAGTGTGTTCGATGCCGCCTACCGCATGCGCGACGAACGCTCGTCGGCGGCGATGTATCCGAAGATGCCGGTGGACGAGATGAACGCCATCGTGCGCGACAAGGCGGGCCTGACGGGCGCGCCGCTGGATGCGCGCTACCCCAGCCTGCACGAGCAGAAGGCCACGGTGCGGCGCGACAAGCCGCTCAACCTGGTGATCATCCTGCAGGAAAGCCTGGGCGCGCAGTATGTCGGCAGCCTGGGCGGCAAGGACCTCACGCCCAACATCGACCGCCTCGGCAAGGAGGGCTGGATGTTCCACCGCGCCTACGCCACCGGCACGCGCTCGGTGCGCGGCATCGAGGCGGTCACGGCGGGCTTCCTGCCCAGCGTGGCCGACGCGGTGGTGAAGCTGCCGCGCTCGCAGACCGGTTTCTTCACGCTGGCGCAGGCGCTGGGCAAGCATGGCTACCACTCGCGCTTCGTGTACGGCGGCGAATCGCACTTCGACAACATGCGCGCCTTCTTCCTGGGCAACGGCTTCAACGAGGTGGTCGATCGTCCGAAGTTCGAGAACCCGGTGTTCGAAGGCTCGTGGGGCGCGTCCGACGAAGACATGTTCACCCAGGTCGACCGCCTGCTGCGCGCCGACGGCGACAAGCCGGTGTTCACGCTGGCGTTCTCGGTCAGCAACCATTCGCCGTGGGAATATCCGGCGGGCCGCATCCAGCCGGTGGGCGATCCCGCCAGCGTCGACAACACCGTGCGCTACGCCGACTGGGCGCTGGGCCAGTTCTTCGACAAGGCGCGCAAGGCGCCGTACTGGGACAACACCGTGTTCCTGGTGATCGCCGACCACGATTCCCGTGTGTACGGCTCGATCCCGGTGCCGGTGCGGCACTTCCAGATCCCGGCCCTGATCCTGGGCGCCGGCATCGCGCCGCGCCAGGATGAACGCATCGTGAGCCAGATCGACATGGCGCCCACGCTGCTGTCGCTGATCGGGCTCGACAACGTCAACCCGATGCTGGGCGCGGACCTGACGCAACGCGATCCCAACCGCGCGCTGATGCAGTACGCCGACAATTTCGGCTACCTGCAAGGCGACAAGCTGCTGGTGCTGGAACCGTCCAAGGCGCCGCGCGAATTCCGCTACCGCGCCGCGCCGGTCGGGCAGGACGAGACCTACGAGCCGGTCGAGCCGGCGGATGAAGCCCTGACCAAGGAGGCGCTGGCGCACGCGCTATGGGCCAGCTGGGTCTACCGCGAAGAAAAATACCGCCTGCCTTGACTTCACCCCGTCCGGGGCTGGGGCCGGTTTGATCCCGCTCAAACCGGCCCGAAGCCAGCCCTCGCACACTCGCGCTCATGACTTTTCCCGATCCGCTCGCCGGTCCGATCCGGCCCCCTGTCGCTGATGCAACCGACGCGCCCGCGTCCGCCCCGGCCCCGCGCTGGCGTGGCTGGCCGGTGCCGCGTGGCCGCCTGGCCTGGCTGACCGGCGTGTTCAGCACGCTCATGATCGGCGTCAGCACGCTGTTCTGGTGCCTGCTGCTGTTTCCCATGGCGCTCTTGAAACTGGCGCTGCCGTTCGCCGCGGCCAGGCGCCGCATCGATCCGATCCTGAACGGCATCGCCACGGCCTGGATCAGCGTCAATACCGCCTGGTTCACGCGCATCCAGCGCGCGCCCTGGGACGTGCGCGGCAACACCGGCCTGCGCTACGCCGACTGGTACCTGGTCAACTGCAACCACCAGTCCTGGGTCGATATCTTCGTGCTGCAAGGCTCGCTGAACCGCCGCATCCCGCTGCTGAAGTTCTTCCTCAAGCAACAGCTGATCTACGTGCCGGTGATCGGGCTGGCGTGGTGGGCGCTGGACTTCCCGTTCATGAAGCGCCATGGCAAGGCGGCCTTGCGCCGCAATCCGGCCCTGGGACGCCAGGACCAGGAAACCGCGCGCCGCGCCTGCCAGAAGTTCTCGCTGGTGCCGACCAGCGTGATGGTGTTCGCCGAAGGCACGCGCTTCACGCCGGCCAAGCGCGATGCGCAGGGCTCGCCGTACCGCCACCTGCTCAAGCCCAAGGCGGGCGGGCTGGCGGTGTCGCTGAACGCGATGGGCACGCGCTTTCGTTCGATGATCGATGTCACCATCGCCTATCCGGCGGGCGTGCCCAGCTTCTGGGATATGGCCTGCGGCCGCATGGGCGAGGTGCGGGTGCGCATGCATCACGTGCCGGTGCCGCCGGCCTTCTGCGAAGGCGACTACAGCCGCGACAAGGCTTTCCGCACCGAATTCCACCACTGGCTGGGCCAGCAATGGCAGGCCAAGGATGACGAGATCGAGGCGTTGACGGCCGATGCGGCCGCCACGCCCCGATCCTGACGGGCGCCGCTCAGACCCGCGCCGGCAGCACCGTGCCCGAGCATTCGCCGAAGCCGATGCGCGGGTAGCCGGCCTTGACGCACTCGGCGCGCATGATGACCTGGTCGCCATCCTGCAGGAAGGTGCGCTTCTCGCCCCAGGGCAGCTCGATCGGGTTCTTGCCGCCGTGGTTCAGTTCCAGCAGCGAACCGGCTTCCGACGGCTGCGGGCCCGACAGCGTGCCGGTGCCGAGCATGTCGCCCGGCTGCAGGTTGCAGCCGTTGACCGTGTGGTGCGTGATCAGTTGCGCCACGTTCCAGTACGCATCGCGGAAGTTGCTGCCCGACAGCCGGGCCGGCGCCTGCTTGCCGGCGCGCGACTGTTCGGTCGTCAGAAGCACTTCCATCCGCACGTCGTAGGCGCCCTTGGCGCGGTTGGCGTCGGAGGCCAGGTACGGCAGCGGCTGCGGCTCGGACGGGCCGCGGTTCCATTGCGTGCGGAACGGCTCCAGCGCTTCCAGCGTGACGATCCACGGCGAAATGGTCGAGGCGAAGTTCTTCGCCAGGAACGGGCCCAGCGGCTGGTATTCCCAGGCCTGGATGTCGCGCGCCGACCAGTCGTTCAGGATGCACAGGCCGAACACGTGGGCGTCGGCGTCCGCCAGCGCGATGCGGTCGCCCTGCGTGTTGCCGGTGCCGACGAAGATGCCCAGTTCCAGTTCATAGTCCAGCCGTGCGCAGGGGCCGAACTGCGGCGCCTCGCCCTCGTTGGCGGGACGCGTCTGGCCGACGGGGCGGGCGAACTTCTGGTCCACGCCGATGCTGGAGGCGCGGCCGTGGTAGCCGATCGGCACCCACTTGTAGTTCGGCAGCAGGGGATTGTCGGGGCGGAACTGCTTGCCCACGGCGGTGGCGTGGTGCACCGAGATGTAGAAGTCGGTGTAGTCGCCGATGCGGGCGGGCGTGGTGTATTCGGCGTCGGCCTGGGCCACCAGCAGCGGCTCGACCGTGGCGCGCAGCGCGGCGCCTTCGCGCAGGGCGCGCGACAGCGCCAGGCGCAGCGCGCTCCAGTGGGCCTGGCCCAGGGCCATCAGCGCATTCAGGCTGTCGCCCTGGCAGGCGGCCAGCGCCTCGGCGGCGGCGCCCTCGAACGGCTTGGCGGCGGCCAGCGCGGCCAGGTCGGCGATCTGGTCGCCGATGGCCACGCCGGGGCGGAAGGATTCCTGCGAGCCCTTGCGGCGGAACGCGGCGTAGGGCAGGTTCTGCACCGGGAAGTCCGACGTCCCCGTGTTGGCGCTGGCGATCCAGCTCTTCAGGGACGGGTCGTGGGTTTCGTTGATGGGAGAGGTCATGGCGGGAATGTCTCGTTCAGTGTTTATAAGGGGCCGGCGGGCGCCGGGAAAATCCAAAGCCAAACGGCGATGCGCTTGCGCGCATCGCCGTGGGCGGGCGTGACGGCGGAAACGCCGGTCACGCCTTGCGGGGATCGAAGTGCTTCTTCAGGCCCTGCCAGCACCGGTAATAGTCGCCCTGCAATTCTACCGAGGCCATGGCCTGGGCCGTCGGTCGGATCACGCGCCGCGTCTCGAACATGAAGGCCATGGTGTCGCGGATGTAATGGGCCTGGCTGGTATCGGCGTGCGAGGCTTTCTCGAACGTGCCGGCATCCGGGCCGTGGCCGCTCATGCAGTTGTGCAGGCTGGCGCCGCCGGGGGCGAAGCCGTCCGACTTGGCGTCGTACACGCCCTGGATCAGGCCCATGAATTCGCTGGCGACGTTGCGGTGGAACCAGGGCGGACGGAAGGTGTTTTCCATCGCCAGGATGCGCGGCGGGAAGATGGCGAAATCCATGTTGGCCGTGCCCGGGGTGTCGGACGGCGCGGTCAGCACCGTGAAGATCGACGGGTCCGGATGGTCGTAGCTGATCGAGCCGATGGTGTTGAAGTGGCGCAGGTCGTACTTGTACGGCGCATGCGTGCCGTGCCAGGCCACCACGTCCAGCGGCGAATGGCCGATCGAGGCGCGCCAGAAGCCGCCGGTGAACTTGGCGATCAGCTCGAAGTCGCCTTCCAGGTCTTCGTACCAGGCCACCGGCGTCTTGAAGTCGCGGGCGTTGGCCAGGCAGTTCGAACCGATCGGACCCAGTTCGGGCAGGCGCAGCGCGGCGCCGAAGTTCTCCAGCATGTAGCCGCGCGCGGTGTCGTCCAGCAACTGCACGCTGAAGCGCACGCCACGCGGGATCACGGCGATCTCCAGCGGCTCCAGGTCGATCAGGCCGAGCTCGGTGGCCAGGCGCAGGCGGCCCTGTTGCGGCACCAGCAGCAACTCGCCGTCGGCGTTGTAGAAATAACGGCCCTGCATCGAGCGGTTGGCCGCATACAGGTGGATGCCGACGCCGCTTTGCTCGTCGGGGCCGCCGTTGCCGCCCCAGGTCTTCACGCCCTCGACGAAGTCGGTGGGCGCGGTGGGGATGGGCAGGGGGCTCCAGCGCAGCTGGTTGGGCGTGACCGGGCCATGGCCGAACGCGCTTTCCCAGCCCGCGGCGCCGCCGAACGGCTCGAACGGCAGGTGCTGGGCGCCCGGGCGGATCCGATACAGCCACGAACGGCGGTTCTCGCTGCGCGGCGCGGTGAAGGCGGTGCCGGACAGCTGTTCGGCGTACAGGCCGTAGGGGCATTGCTGCGGCGAATTGCGGCCCAGCGGCAGCGCGCCGGGCAGGGCTTCAGTGGCACAGTCGTTGCCGAAGCCGGTCTGGTATTGCAGTTCCATGGAATCCTCCTGGGTGGCGCGCGATGCTTTGCCGCGCGGTCTTGGTCGTGGCGCGCCGGATGGGGATGTCCGGCGCCGATACGCCATTGTCGGAAAAATCCCCCGCCACGGCTACGGGAATGCAAAAATAGCAACTATAAATTTTGTGAATAGTAGGGGTGCCTGAATGGCGGACTTGCGCGACGTCGACCTGAACCTGCTGATCCTGTTCCAGCACCTGCTGGAGGACCGCAATCTGTCCGCCGTGGCGCGGCGGCTGGACCTGTCGCAACCGGCGGTCAGCAACGCCCTGCGCCGGCTGCGGCTGGCCTTCGGCGACGAGCTGTTCGTGCGCACCGCGCAGGGCATGTTGCCGACGCCGCGCGCGCAGCGCCTGGCCGGCCCGGTGAGCGAGGCGCTGGCGATGCTGTCGCAGGCCTTGCAGGACCAGGACGCGTTCGACGCCACCGCCAGCACGCGGCGTTTCCGCGTGGCGATGACCGACGTCGGCGAGATCCACTTCATGCCGCGGCTGATGGAAGTCTGCGTGCAGGTCGCGCCGCAGGTGCGCATCGATTCGGTGCGGGTGCAGGGGCCCGACCTGCCGCGCGAGATGGAGGCGGGCCGGGTCGACCTGGCCATTGGCGCGTTCGACGAGATGGGGGCGGGCACCTTGCAGCGCATGCTGTTCCGGCAGGGGTACGCCACGCTGTTCCGCCAGGCGCATCCGACCGCGCATGCCGGCATGGGGCTGAAGGCGTTTCGCGCCGAGCGCCACCTGATCGTGTCGCGCGCCGCGCCCTACGGCCAGGTGGTCCAGTCGATGGAGCGCGCCGGGGTGATGCTGGCCGAGCACTTCAGCGTGCCGCATTTCTCGGCCGTGCCATACATCGTCAGCGCCACCAACCTGCTGGCGACGGTGCCCGAGAAGCTGGCGGCCAGCGCCGCGCCGCCCTTTGGCCTGCGCTACATGACGCCGCCGGTGAAGGTGCCGGCGCTGCAGACCAATATGTACTGGCAGCGCCGCTACGACCGCGATGGCGGCAACCAGTGGCTGCGCGCCCTGATCGTCAATGCGTTTGCGGTGGGTTCGTCGCCGGCGTGACCGACGCGCGCGCCTGCGCCAGGGCTTCGCGCAGCACCCCCATGTCGCCCAGGTGGTTGGCCAGCAGCAGGATCAGCGCGGCGTTCATTTCCTGGCTCTGCTCGTTGCTCAGGTCGCGATGGGCGTCGATCAGCGCTTCGTAGAAGTCGTCCGGCGCGGCCAGGTTGGTTTCGGTGTTCAGCATGGATAGGGCCTCCGGGTTCAGGCGCGGCCAATCGCGCGGTTGACGGCCGACGCCACCGCGTCGGGCTGGAAGGCGCGCCAGCGCGCGGCGATGTGCTGGTCGGGGCGGATCAGATAGGCGGTGCCGGACAGCGCGTCATAGCGCCGGGCCAGCAGGCCCTCGCTGTCGACGACGCGCGCCATGTCTTCCGGCCAGCCGGCGGTGTCGCAGCCGGGGCCGGTCACCAGCACGGCTGTCACCGGCACGGCGGCCAGGCGCAACGCGCGCAGGGCCTGCAAGGTGTCGATGGCGGGCGGCTGGTCGCCGCAGAACAGGGCCAGCGTGAAGCCGGCATCCAGTTGCGACAGCCACCAGGGCGAGTCGCCGGGGCCGCGCACCGGCGCGTCCAGCGCCACCGCGCCCGGCCGCATGCGGCCCGCGAACGCGTCGCGGTCGGGGCTGTTCAGCGGCGAATCGGCGTAGGTGGCGGGCAGCGACAGGCGGCCGCTGTTGACCAGCGTGCGCGCGAACGCGTGGGTGCGGGCCAGGTTCAGCACGGCGTTGCGGAAGCTGCGGCTGATGTCGCTCTTGGGCGTGATGAAGTCGGTGGCGCGCGAGGAATTCAGGATGTTCTCGTCGGCGGCGTGCTCGCGTTCGGCGGCGTAGCTGTCGATCAGCGATTCGGGCGCGTGGCCGGCCAGCACCAGGCGCAGTTTCCAGGCCAGGTTCTCGGCATCCTGCACGCCGCTGTTGGCGCCGCGCGCGCCAAACGGCGAGACGCGGTGCGCCGAGTCGCCGGCGAACACCACGCGGCCGTGGCGGAACTTGTCCATGCGCTCGCAGGCGAAGGTGTAGACGCTGACCCATTCCAGGTCGAATTGCGCGTCCGGGCCGAGCAGGGCGCGGATGCGCGGCAGCACGTTCTCGGGCTTGACGGCCTCGACCGGGTCGGCGTTCCAGCCCAGCTGGAAGTCGATGCGCCAGACGTTGTCGGGCTGCATGTGCAGCAGCACCGATTGATTGGGGTGGAAGGGCGGGTCGAACCAGAACCAGCGCTCGGCCGGGAAGTCGGCCTTCATCTTGACGTCGGCGATCAGGAAGCGGTCGCGGAAGATGCGGCCGTGGCTTTCCTGGCCGATCAGCTTGCGCACCGGCGAACGGGCGCCGTCACAGGCCACCAGCCAGTCGGCATGCAGCGCGTAGCCGCCTTCGGGCGTGTCGATCGACAGCACCACGCCGTCGCCCGCCTGTTCCAGGCCCACCACCTTGTTCTTCCAGCGCAGGTCGATGTTCGGTTCCTGGCGCGCCTGTTCGTACAGATAGCCTTCGGCGTAGTACTGCTGCAGGTTGATGAAGGCGGGGCGGCGATGGCCGGGTTCGGGCAGCAGGTCGAAGCGCCAGACCTCCTGGTCGCGGAAGAACACCTTGCCCACGTTCCACGACACGCCCTTGTCGACCATGCGCTGGCCGACGCCGAGGCGGTCCCAGATTTCGAGGGTGCGCTTGGAAAAGCAGATGGCGCGCGAGCCGGTGGACAGGCGGTAGTCGTCGTCCAGCACCACTACCCGCACGCCCTGGCGCGCCAGGTCCAGCGCCGTGGTCAGGCCGACCGGGCCGGCGCCCACCACCACCACCGGGTGGCGCGCCTGCGTCGCGGCGGCCTGGTCGGCGTGCTTCTCATAGGCGAATTCCATCGCCTGAAAGTCGATGTCTCCCACGGTTGTCTCCTGTGTGGGTCATTTTGTTTTTATGCGCGGCGCCGCGCGTCGCCCGCGGCGCATGGCCGGCGGGTCGTGCGGCGCCGTTTCAATCGGTGGAACCGCGGCCGGCGGACCGGCCGCGCGGGATCAGCCCTCCAGCTGGGCCCACATTTCCAGGTCGCGCTTGTCGGTCCAGATGCGCGGGTGGACGTGGCCGCTGGCCTCGTCGTAGGCGCGCGACACGTCGAACGGCATGCAGTGGTCGAAGATGACCCAGTCGCTGTAGCGCGGCTTCATGAAGTCGTAGACCTCGCGGTAGATCGTCTTCAGGTCCTTGCCCTCGGCCACGCCGCGGTTGACCGCGCCGTACAGGTCGGTCAGGAAGGCGCGCGTGCCGGCCAGGCCCTGGCGCACTTCGGTGGCGTTCTTCAGCGCGGGGCCGCGGCCGGGCACCATCTTTTCGGCCTCGAAGCCCGACAGCGCGTCCAGCGTGCTGGGCCAGTCGCGGAAGTAGGCGTCGCCGCAGTAGGGGGTGGACTGGTATTCGACCAGGTCGCCGGCGAACAGGATCTTCTGCTCGGGCAGCCAGGCGATGGTGTCGCCCTTGGTGTGGCCGCGGCCGACCTGCAGCAGCTTGACTTCCAGGTTGCCCAGGTTGACGGTCATCTCGCCCTTGAACGTCATGGTGGGCCAGACCAGGCCGGGGGGAATCGATTCGGCGTTGCGGAACAGGCGCGGGAAGCGGCCGATCTCGCTGGCCTTGTCCTGCTCGCCGCGTTCGGCGATCAGGTCGTAGGTGTCGCGGCTGGCCAGGATCTCCTGGGCGTTGTAGGCCGAGGCGCCGAACACACGCACCGCGTGGTAGTGCGACAGCAGGATGTACTTGATCGGCTTGTCGGTGACTTCGCGGATGCGGCGGATGACGTCCTGCGCCATGACCGGCGTGGCCTGGGTGTCGACCACCATGACGGCCTCGTCGCCGATGATCACGCCCGTGTTGGGGTCGCCTTCGGCGGTGTAGGCATAGGCGTTGTCGGACAGCTTTTCGAACGAGACGACCTTGTCGGTCAGGTCGGCGTGCGAAGCGAATTGCTTGCTCATGGAGGCTCCTTCCACTTTTATAGGAATAGGGTGTGTGGACGGACTATAGCTTGACGTTAGTGGTTGTGCAATACGTTTGCTATAAACGAATTGACCCTTTTTGCCAGGGATTCCCTTGGGTTTCCGGGGCTTGCCCAAATGCATCCGGGCCGCGCAGGGCGGCCCGGATGGGAACCTTTCAGGCCGCGGGCGGCCCCAGGGGGTGGGATGTTTCGAGGGGGCCGCTCAGGTCTTTTGGCACTTGGGGCAGTAATAGGTCGCCCGCTGGCCCTGGACGATGCGCTTGATCGGCGTGCCGCAGACCCGGCAGGGCTGCCCGGCGCGTTCGTAGACCGCGGCGTGGATCTCGAAATAGGCGCCTGGCTCGCCGGTGGCGCCGACGTAGTCGCGCAGGGTGCTGCCGCCGGAGGTCAGGGCGTCGGCCAGGGTGGCGCGCACCATGTCCGCCAGGCGGTCGCAGCGGGCGCGCGACAGTTTGTTGGCCGGGGTCTTGGGATTGATGCGGGCGCGGAACAGGCTTTCGGAGGCGTAGATATTGCCCACGCCCACCACCGCCATGCCGGCCAGCAGCACCTGCTTGATCGCGGCGCCGTGGTTCTTGAAGTGGTGGTGCAGCCAGGCGCCGTCGAAGCGCGGGTCGAACGGCTCGATGCCGAGCTTGGCCAGCAGGGGGTGGTTTTCGACCGGTCCGTCCGCATCGGGGTGCCACAGCACCGCGCCGAAGCGGCGGGGGTCGTGCAGCCGCAGCACGGCCTGGTCGAAGATCCATTCGACGTGGTCGTGCTTGCGCAGGAATTCACCGGGCGCCACGCTGCGCAGCGATCCGGACATGCCGAGATGCACTATTTGGGTGCCGTGGTCGAAGCGCAGCAGCAGGTATTTGCCGCGACGGCCG
The window above is part of the Achromobacter deleyi genome. Proteins encoded here:
- a CDS encoding FadR/GntR family transcriptional regulator, producing MNAPVDTPVLPQRRPRNLAQGLVESISERIRGGEIRPGDKLPTESEIMRQFGVSRTVVREALSRLQASGLVETHHGVGTYALEPSGSGDFRVDPADIATVRDVLVLLELRICLESEAAGLAAMRRSEAQLAEMRRALDAFKGALDSGGDTITPDFQFHLLVSQSTDNRYFADLMSHLGSAIIPRTRINSAKFAHEDRAAYLARVNLEHEDIYSAIMRQDAEGARAAMRTHLSNSRERLRRAQ
- a CDS encoding DUF2783 domain-containing protein; the encoded protein is MLNTETNLAAPDDFYEALIDAHRDLSNEQSQEMNAALILLLANHLGDMGVLREALAQARASVTPATNPPQTH
- a CDS encoding NAD-dependent epimerase/dehydratase family protein, translated to MPASPRCHRLLLTGAAGNLGRVLRPRLKAHADVLRVSDVAAMAPAAAGEEVVPCNLADPAAVSELVRGTDAIVHLGGVSVERSFEEILPANIQGVYHVYEAARIHGVRRVVFASSNHVIGFYEQGARLDADVPLRPDGYYGLSKAYGENLSRFYYDRYGIETVCLRIGSSFPEPKDRRMMVTWLSHDDLTDLVVRSLFTPDVGHLIAYGASANRDSWWDNHGAAALGFAPGDSSEIFRAQVEAQPPLAADDPAARYQGGAFVKAGPFPFPPR
- a CDS encoding acyltransferase, with product MPRGRLAWLTGVFSTLMIGVSTLFWCLLLFPMALLKLALPFAAARRRIDPILNGIATAWISVNTAWFTRIQRAPWDVRGNTGLRYADWYLVNCNHQSWVDIFVLQGSLNRRIPLLKFFLKQQLIYVPVIGLAWWALDFPFMKRHGKAALRRNPALGRQDQETARRACQKFSLVPTSVMVFAEGTRFTPAKRDAQGSPYRHLLKPKAGGLAVSLNAMGTRFRSMIDVTIAYPAGVPSFWDMACGRMGEVRVRMHHVPVPPAFCEGDYSRDKAFRTEFHHWLGQQWQAKDDEIEALTADAAATPRS
- the fahA gene encoding fumarylacetoacetase, whose product is MTSPINETHDPSLKSWIASANTGTSDFPVQNLPYAAFRRKGSQESFRPGVAIGDQIADLAALAAAKPFEGAAAEALAACQGDSLNALMALGQAHWSALRLALSRALREGAALRATVEPLLVAQADAEYTTPARIGDYTDFYISVHHATAVGKQFRPDNPLLPNYKWVPIGYHGRASSIGVDQKFARPVGQTRPANEGEAPQFGPCARLDYELELGIFVGTGNTQGDRIALADADAHVFGLCILNDWSARDIQAWEYQPLGPFLAKNFASTISPWIVTLEALEPFRTQWNRGPSEPQPLPYLASDANRAKGAYDVRMEVLLTTEQSRAGKQAPARLSGSNFRDAYWNVAQLITHHTVNGCNLQPGDMLGTGTLSGPQPSEAGSLLELNHGGKNPIELPWGEKRTFLQDGDQVIMRAECVKAGYPRIGFGECSGTVLPARV
- the hmgA gene encoding homogentisate 1,2-dioxygenase — encoded protein: MELQYQTGFGNDCATEALPGALPLGRNSPQQCPYGLYAEQLSGTAFTAPRSENRRSWLYRIRPGAQHLPFEPFGGAAGWESAFGHGPVTPNQLRWSPLPIPTAPTDFVEGVKTWGGNGGPDEQSGVGIHLYAANRSMQGRYFYNADGELLLVPQQGRLRLATELGLIDLEPLEIAVIPRGVRFSVQLLDDTARGYMLENFGAALRLPELGPIGSNCLANARDFKTPVAWYEDLEGDFELIAKFTGGFWRASIGHSPLDVVAWHGTHAPYKYDLRHFNTIGSISYDHPDPSIFTVLTAPSDTPGTANMDFAIFPPRILAMENTFRPPWFHRNVASEFMGLIQGVYDAKSDGFAPGGASLHNCMSGHGPDAGTFEKASHADTSQAHYIRDTMAFMFETRRVIRPTAQAMASVELQGDYYRCWQGLKKHFDPRKA
- a CDS encoding LTA synthase family protein, which codes for MRRLTLRFIVSVLVLLTLSRLGLSLWMWDRVEAAGGLWPVLFGGLRIDVCLLSMVIALPAVFSPWLGHRPWAARVTAWWFRVWWMLYVLLEVSTPQFIAEYDTRPNRLYFIYLLNPKEVGSMLWQGYKGVLLAALVALLVAAWLAVKLFPARVRDPFLAWWKRPLASLAILALVVLGARGTLEHRPINPAKVAFSSDAMVNSLALNSLYSVFDAAYRMRDERSSAAMYPKMPVDEMNAIVRDKAGLTGAPLDARYPSLHEQKATVRRDKPLNLVIILQESLGAQYVGSLGGKDLTPNIDRLGKEGWMFHRAYATGTRSVRGIEAVTAGFLPSVADAVVKLPRSQTGFFTLAQALGKHGYHSRFVYGGESHFDNMRAFFLGNGFNEVVDRPKFENPVFEGSWGASDEDMFTQVDRLLRADGDKPVFTLAFSVSNHSPWEYPAGRIQPVGDPASVDNTVRYADWALGQFFDKARKAPYWDNTVFLVIADHDSRVYGSIPVPVRHFQIPALILGAGIAPRQDERIVSQIDMAPTLLSLIGLDNVNPMLGADLTQRDPNRALMQYADNFGYLQGDKLLVLEPSKAPREFRYRAAPVGQDETYEPVEPADEALTKEALAHALWASWVYREEKYRLP
- a CDS encoding LysR family transcriptional regulator, coding for MADLRDVDLNLLILFQHLLEDRNLSAVARRLDLSQPAVSNALRRLRLAFGDELFVRTAQGMLPTPRAQRLAGPVSEALAMLSQALQDQDAFDATASTRRFRVAMTDVGEIHFMPRLMEVCVQVAPQVRIDSVRVQGPDLPREMEAGRVDLAIGAFDEMGAGTLQRMLFRQGYATLFRQAHPTAHAGMGLKAFRAERHLIVSRAAPYGQVVQSMERAGVMLAEHFSVPHFSAVPYIVSATNLLATVPEKLAASAAPPFGLRYMTPPVKVPALQTNMYWQRRYDRDGGNQWLRALIVNAFAVGSSPA